The Methanosarcina acetivorans C2A genome includes the window AACATCTTCGTTATCTTTCATACCCGGAAACCGCTAAAGATCTTCGGGTATCACAAAGAGATTATTATTACTGACATATAATAACTACAGAAATATAAATTAGAATCCAATAATAATTAAAAGCAGCGTTTGAAAAGGAAAGGGTGGCAAGGGATGTACTGACAATCCCATATTTCGTTTGTAGGTTGTCCCGAACAGCCGGGCATTCAATGTGGGTCAGTATGCATCAAAGTTTTTCTCCTGCTTTCCGCAATAATCCTCGTTAATAATCTTCGTTATTTATGCGATCTTTCTCCCGAACATCACTGCAAACTGATAGTACTTATATACACAGCTGACATCACGGAAGCCTGCTTCTTTAAGCCAATCCAGTTGCTGGCTAAGGCTTGTATCCTTATCGAGCTTAACTCTCTCGTAACCCGCCAGTATTTCTTCTTCGGACAAACCGCTTGTTTCGACATATTGTCTCCAGGTCGTTTTATTCAGTTTTTCTATGAAAGGGGTTTCTCCATGCACCTGATCGGCATTAATGAAAATCCCGTTCTCTTTGAGTATGGAGTAACTCTTTTTGTAAAGTTCCTCCTTTTCTTCATCCTCCAAGTGATGAATGGATAGGGCTGAAATTACGATATCATATTTGTCCGCGAAATCATATTTTGAATAGTCTGCTGCAATGTATTTGATGTTGGAGTTTTTTCCGAATCTGTCTTTTGCCATATCCAGCATCTTTTCCGAGATGTCAATAAGAGTAAAGGATGCTTCCGGATATCTTTTCATCAGAAATGCCGATAGAAGACCTGTTCCTGCACCTATGTCCAGGATACTTGGATTTTCAGTATATACTGATGCCACGGATACTGTTGCTCCGTAAAAGTCATCGAAGCAGGGGATGAACTTCCTTCTCTGTTCATCGTACTTTTTTGAAATAGCATCAAACTTTTGTTGAATTTCGCTCATTTTTTCCTCCGGGTTTCAGTATCAAGGACAGGTTTTTCTGTTCTTTTTTACTGCCATTTTCGTTCTTACAGTACTTTTTGTTCTTACAGCACTTTCTTTTCTTCCTGAAAATTACCTTTTCACTGCATATGCCTTTGTCCCGCATATACTTAATTCATTATTGAGGTTTCTTGCATTCAATAGTTGTTTCCAGCCTCTCGTGAAATTAATTTGGGCACGCTCTCGATAAAGTTAAAAAAATAATCTATTTATATTTCGAGACATTGTTAGAAGCATGTATCTCAAAGATGAAGAGCTAATGAAAGATCAGCAGAGTCGCGAATTTGGCGTCTTCGGAGATGTTCTGCGGGAGCTGCAAATGGAAGAAATGGAGGAAACC containing:
- a CDS encoding class I SAM-dependent methyltransferase, whose translation is MSEIQQKFDAISKKYDEQRRKFIPCFDDFYGATVSVASVYTENPSILDIGAGTGLLSAFLMKRYPEASFTLIDISEKMLDMAKDRFGKNSNIKYIAADYSKYDFADKYDIVISALSIHHLEDEEKEELYKKSYSILKENGIFINADQVHGETPFIEKLNKTTWRQYVETSGLSEEEILAGYERVKLDKDTSLSQQLDWLKEAGFRDVSCVYKYYQFAVMFGRKIA